One Mercurialis annua linkage group LG3, ddMerAnnu1.2, whole genome shotgun sequence DNA window includes the following coding sequences:
- the LOC126673771 gene encoding tubulin alpha chain-like produces the protein MRECISIHIGQAGIQVGNSCWELYCLEHGIQPDGQMPSDKTVGGGDDAFNTFFSETGAGKHVPRAVFLDLEPTVIDEVRTGTYRQLFHPEQLISGKEDAANNFARGHYTIGKEIVDLCLDRIRKLADNCTGLQGFLVFHAVGGGTGSGLGSLLLERLSVDYGKKSKLGFTVYPSPQVSTSVVEPYNSVLSTHSLLEHTDVSVLLDNEAIYDICRRSLDIERPTYTNLNRLISQVISSLTASLRFDGALNVDVTEFQTNLVPYPRIHFMLSSYAPVISAEKAYHEQLSVSEITNTAFEPSSMMAKCDPRHGKYMACCLMYRGDVVPKDVNAAVASIKTKRTIQFVDWCPTGFKCGINYQPPTVVPGGDLAKVQRAVCMISNSTSVAEVFSRIDHKFDLMYAKRAFVHWYVGEGMEEGEFSEAREDLAALEKDYEEVGAESAEGDDDEGDDY, from the exons atgAGAGAATGCATTTCAATCCACATCGGCCAAGCTGGAATCCAAGTTGGTAACTCCTGCTGGGAGCTCTACTGCCTTGAACATGGGATTCAG CCTGATGGACAAATGCCGAGTGACAAAACAGTTGGCGGCGGAGATGACGCTTTCAACACATTTTTCAGCGAAACCGGCGCCGGAAAGCATGTCCCACGCGCTGTTTTTCTAGATCTGGAACCTACTGTTATCGATGAAGTTCGAACTGGGACTTATCGCCAATTGTTTCACCCTGAACAGCTTATTAGCGGCAAAGAAGACGCCGCCAATAACTTTGCTAGAGGCCACTACACAA TTGGGAAGGAGATTGTGGACTTGTGTTTGGACAGGATTAGGAAGCTGGCGGATAACTGTACTGGGCTACAAGGGTTTTTGGTGTTTCATGCTGTGGGTGGTGGAACTGGGTCTGGTCTTGGTTCGTTGCTTTTAGAGAGATTATCCGTTGATTATGGAAAGAAATCGAAGCTCGGTTTCACTGTTTATCCTTCGCCTCAGGTTTCGACCTCTGTTGTTGAGCCTTATAACAGTGTGTTGTCTACTCATTCGCTTTTAGAGCACACTGATGTGTCTGTGCTGCTTGATAATGAGGCTATCTATGATATTTGTCGGAGATCTCTTGATATTGAGAGACCCACTTACACCAATCTCAACAGGCTCATTTCTCAG GTTATTTCCTCACTAACAGCATCTCTTCGATTTGATGGAGCATTGAATGTGGATGTAACAGAGTTCCAAACCAATTTAGTCCCATACCCACGAATCCATTTCATGCTTTCTTCATATGCACCAGTTATCTCAGCAGAGAAAGCATACCATGAACAGCTCTCAGTATCAGAAATAACAAACACAGCTTTCGAACCCTCGTCAATGATGGCGAAATGTGATCCACGCCATGGGAAGTACATGGCATGTTGTTTGATGTACAGAGGAGATGTGGTGCCAAAGGATGTGAATGCAGCAGTAGCATCAATCAAAACCAAAAGGACTATTCAGTTTGTGGATTGGTGTCCAACTGGATTCAAATGCGGGATCAATTATCAGCCTCCAACTGTTGTTCCAGGCGGAGATTTGGCAAAAGTGCAACGAGCAGTGTGCATGATTTCAAATTCGACTAGTGTTGCTGAAGTGTTTTCGAGGATTGACCATAAGTTTGATCTTATGTATGCGAAGCGAGCTTTTGTGCATTGGTATGTTGGTGAGGGCATGGAGGAGGGTGAATTTTCTGAAGCTAGAGAGGATTTGGCAGCGCTTGAGAAGGATTATGAAGAAGTTGGTGCAGAATCTGCTGAAGGAGATGATGATGAAGGTGATGACTATTAG